In Helianthus annuus cultivar XRQ/B chromosome 9, HanXRQr2.0-SUNRISE, whole genome shotgun sequence, the following are encoded in one genomic region:
- the LOC110880149 gene encoding auxin-responsive protein IAA26 isoform X1 translates to MDGGYSRIKDEAHPQLLDLIPNERNWLVKREDDHNLEESNEKKLELRLGPPGVEDWSVSLDAQKNHKLPQKAAQKRSAPAPVVGWPPIRSFRKNIASSSSSKQAPVSDSQNVVVSNNVVQKEKTVEKCQKGFFVKINMNGVPIGRKVDLNAYDTYEKLSVAVDQLFRGLLAAQNDTSGARVNGNREHERPITGLLDGKGEYTLVYEDNEGDRMLVGDVPWHMFVSSVKRLRVIKSSEISNISRLGSKEEE, encoded by the exons ATGGATGGTGGGTATTCAAGGATCAAAGATGAGGCTCATCCTCAACTGTTGGATTTGATTCCTAATGAGAGAAACTGGCTGGTGAAAAGAGAGGATGATCATAATCTTGAAGAATCaaatgaaaagaagcttgagttAAGGCTTGGTCCACCTGGTGTTGAAGATTGGTCTGTCTCTTTAGATGCACAAAAAAACCACAAATTGCCACAAAAAGCAGCTCAGAAAAG AAGTGCACCTGCCCCAGTTGTGGGATGGCCTCCAATAAGGTCATTTAGGAAGAATATTGCAAGTAGCAGCAGTTCAAAACAGGCTCCTGTTTCTGATTCTCAAAATGTTGTTGTTTCAAACAACGTTGTTCAGAAGGAAAAAACAGTGGAAAAGTGTCAGAAAGGTTTCTTTGTGAAGATCAATATGAACGGTGTCCCGATCGGTCGAAAAGTTGATCTTAATGCTTATGATACATATGAAAAGCTTTCTGTTGCTGTTGATCAACTCTTTAGAGGACTTCTTGCAG CTCAAAACGACACATCCGGAGCTCGGGTTAACGGTAACCGTGAACACGAAAGACCGATAACCGGTTTGTTAGATGGGAAAGGggaatatactttagtttatgagGATAATGAAGGAGACAGGATGCTTGTTGGGGATGTCCCATGGCA CATGTTTGTTTCTTCAGTTAAGAGGCTGCGTGTGATAAAGAGCTCGGAAATTTCTAACATATCGCGTT TGGGAAGTAAGGAAGAGGAGTAA
- the LOC110880149 gene encoding auxin-responsive protein IAA26 isoform X2, translating to MDGGYSRIKDEAHPQLLDLIPNERNWLVKREDDHNLEESNEKKLELRLGPPGVEDWSVSLDAQKNHKLPQKAAQKSAPAPVVGWPPIRSFRKNIASSSSSKQAPVSDSQNVVVSNNVVQKEKTVEKCQKGFFVKINMNGVPIGRKVDLNAYDTYEKLSVAVDQLFRGLLAAQNDTSGARVNGNREHERPITGLLDGKGEYTLVYEDNEGDRMLVGDVPWHMFVSSVKRLRVIKSSEISNISRLGSKEEE from the exons ATGGATGGTGGGTATTCAAGGATCAAAGATGAGGCTCATCCTCAACTGTTGGATTTGATTCCTAATGAGAGAAACTGGCTGGTGAAAAGAGAGGATGATCATAATCTTGAAGAATCaaatgaaaagaagcttgagttAAGGCTTGGTCCACCTGGTGTTGAAGATTGGTCTGTCTCTTTAGATGCACAAAAAAACCACAAATTGCCACAAAAAGCAGCTCAGAAAAG TGCACCTGCCCCAGTTGTGGGATGGCCTCCAATAAGGTCATTTAGGAAGAATATTGCAAGTAGCAGCAGTTCAAAACAGGCTCCTGTTTCTGATTCTCAAAATGTTGTTGTTTCAAACAACGTTGTTCAGAAGGAAAAAACAGTGGAAAAGTGTCAGAAAGGTTTCTTTGTGAAGATCAATATGAACGGTGTCCCGATCGGTCGAAAAGTTGATCTTAATGCTTATGATACATATGAAAAGCTTTCTGTTGCTGTTGATCAACTCTTTAGAGGACTTCTTGCAG CTCAAAACGACACATCCGGAGCTCGGGTTAACGGTAACCGTGAACACGAAAGACCGATAACCGGTTTGTTAGATGGGAAAGGggaatatactttagtttatgagGATAATGAAGGAGACAGGATGCTTGTTGGGGATGTCCCATGGCA CATGTTTGTTTCTTCAGTTAAGAGGCTGCGTGTGATAAAGAGCTCGGAAATTTCTAACATATCGCGTT TGGGAAGTAAGGAAGAGGAGTAA